A stretch of DNA from Streptobacillus canis:
TATTTTTTCTTACTTCTTTTAATATATTTTCAAACATACTCTCACTCTCCTATTTTAATTTAATAAATGTTTCATAATGATCTACTGTATAATATATAGAGCCATCACTTCCAAATACTATCCTTATTTTATTTCTATCATTTATTTTTGGGTGTATATCAAATTCTCTATATTCATATTCTATAGGTAATTTACTATCTCTATTTAACCACTTCCTATTTC
This window harbors:
- a CDS encoding ribonuclease domain-containing protein — its product is MDNGVVEVSNNKTKVIKTVNFEIREDIPEEVYEVIKKIEKNKFNPPKGVRGNRKWLNRDSKLPIEYEYREFDIHPKINDRNKIRIVFGSDGSIYYTVDHYETFIKLK